A segment of the Diachasmimorpha longicaudata isolate KC_UGA_2023 chromosome 5, iyDiaLong2, whole genome shotgun sequence genome:
AAAGATAATTGCAAGGGCTTTCAGCTGCGGAATTTAATCCAACTATTttcgaaattattattcaattattcgattatttataaaataattgatttaaaaatctaTATCGATAACAATCGATTTGAGAGCCAAATGTTTTCATCTACACACATAAAGAATTAACTGatattcgattatttttctgattagAAGGAATCCATAGATTTAATGTAATTCAATTTGTGGCTATTTGTAAGAATTACTCATAAAAGGCTTTgattaaataacaattaactGCATTAATTGCAAACGCTATTTTACCATCGCAGACTGAACCGCCGCAAGCGAATAAAGTAAAACTAAAAACGTCAACATTTTGACAAAAGTGGATGTTTCAACTTGTGAAACTGGACAGACAAAAGATTCGTGGTGTTGCTTTATATTCCCGCGAAAAGGCGGAAAAATTCTATTCCTCCCATCGCCTAATGTAGTTTTAAcgatatttttatcataacaTATTCATTTCATCCCATTAATGCGATcccggaaaaaaataaaccatGCACGGGTGCAAGCTGTGCTTAGTGGTATTTATTTACACTTCCGTAAACATTGTGACACTAATTTGATGCTACACTATTTAATTTCGAGTTCAGTGAGGCTGTAATTATAGTATTAATCTGTCAGTTCGTCAATTCTTTTTCTGACACATCAGCTCCTCGTCACTGGGTAGAACTCCAGCCATTAGATTCAAAAACTCCGGGAGAGGGCAGAGCGGGTCACATCCGGGAATAGCTTTGTCGACGACACGAGGGGGAATTCCCAAATAATATCGAACCtgaaacattaattatttccattgaGGAACTCATTGCGTGGTCAGtgaaaatttgttaaaatatctgaaaattgTCACGACAGAAATGTGCAATTACCATTTATGCATAATTCTTCTGCAATCTTCAATGCATAAAACAGTTGAATTATTGATATTCCATTGAACCTCCTTAATTACTCTAGTCATCAGGAAATTACAATTGTCATAAACTATCCGACATTAATGGCGCCATTTTTTATACATCAAAGAAGGGTttccaaaaaatccccaaCATTTTAATTTCCTTTATTCCACTTGATGACCCCATAAAGCACTTAATGAGAAaactatataaatttttaatgaaacgaTTTCGTTATTTCAGCAGTGACTCAGCGCCTGATTTTTCTACTGATCTAAATATCAATTTACCTAGTCTTTCATTTGGATAAACACCAATCTCCAAGATAAAAAAGAGTATTGACCATTGACTTGGCGCGTCGATTTTACAAAGTCAAACAATATAATTATATGACTCCGTTAAAGACACAGAAAACGACTAAAAGCATTAACTGATAAGACATCGGCAGAATGATTTCTAAGGGCTCACGATGAAAGATGCCTGTTATAAATCAAATTGCGTTGCGATAGTGCATCATCCCATCTGGTCAGGGGAAGAGATAACTGCTAATCAAGATAATTGAATTCCCTTACCCTGATGTAGTGTTCTTCGCCATCGTCGAGTAACTCGACGAATATCGCACTGGAGTACTCGGGGACATGTGGGTAATAAATTCCAAGTGTTTTGAGGAGAGCAGCAATATTGGTCTCGTGGCCACTGAGCAGGGAGATTTTCCTCTTATTGGTACCGCTGATAACACTCGTTATAGTATGCACAATGTCCTTCAGGAGCATTCCTgtccgataaaaaaaacagaatgaTTTTTGATGATTACTGAATAAAAAGTCGAggggaaattactttcatcaatttatataattttttaacccTTCCAAAGGCCAATCACACTTTTTTGGGGACGCCTACTTCAAAAGTTGCCGTCTGAAACTATATTCCATGTccctttcgtttttcgcacgTCGTGTGGAAAATTCAACGAGCGTTTGAAAAGCTGCATTTCACCCACTCGAAATTTTTTACTCGAAATTACTCACGACCTTGAAGTTTACGCGATCCctgccaaaaaaaataattcactcaCTCCCGCTATCGTTTCGAGCAGTGAAAAATcgtgataaataaaaagtgtTTCGCGGGCGTACGAAAATGTTATTCTTTACGCACTCGTATCACAATACGCACTATTACGCACAGCTGTACTTTACGCCCGTGACATTATTTCGAAAACTAAGTTTTTGAGGACAGTAGCGCAACAACTGTGTTACACGTGCGTGCGAAAAGGCTTTTTTTACGCACTAGTAACGGAATATAAACGAAATGAATAATCAATGGTACCTCCATTGAGCCTCCTCAGGTTTTCATTGTAGCTGACGATGTCGTATTCTAGAAGAGTCCCATTCAACAACAGACCCTTGGGGAAGATGTCAGTCGCCCACGGAGGCAGCGCAAGACCCATCGATGACTCCGCCATCAGGGCGTGGTAAAGGTTGAACATGTCGTTGGCAGTCTTCATACTCTTCCCAGTCCAGAGTGTCAAATTCTTCAGGAAATCATGGAATACACTCAACTTCTTTCGCACTTCCGGTAGGTTTTTTACTCTCTTGAATTCTCGTAAATATCTGGAATCATTCGGTGAcaattcaggattttttttcccttttttctcaattaagaaaaattttacttttttatacGAGTGCGCAAAGTAACGTTTTAGGGATGCATTGCCTGAAACGTCTATTTCGACAtattttagtgaaaaaaatggtgggtaatagttgaaaaaatgtctttttCCTCATGTGATTACGTCACaagaaaaaacataaaatatatttcttgtaaatgttttttaggaatttttccCGGTGGAAAAAAACAACTCACTGCGGGGACTCTTCAGGAATCATGACGACGTCCTCGTTAGCCGGTACGTAATTAGCGATCATCGGTTGCCACTTGAGTGCAGGATTCCACTCCTGAACCTTAACAGGAGGAAACAGTCCGGCGAGAACGAGTTGAAGAGACATTTTCGTTCTCTCGTAATCGGTGCTGCGGGCCATGACAGAAGATGGAACGTAAATATCCCCCAGGAACTCGCCGTAGAGGTGTCTGATCAATTGTCCGAGCTCGTATTCGCGTATTTTTCCCTCCTGAAGATATGCAAATACTACATCCATAATATTTAAGAAATTTTTGCGCAACTCTAACGTAATTTTTGCTTAAAACAACGGAATTGTGGTCTAAAATACCGAAATTTTTGGCGAAAATCCTGGATTATTTTGTAATTGCCAAGTTTTTATTCaagttattttaataaatttcatagATATTCCTAGATATTgtatcattagaaaaaaaacaataaaaattataacaaaacaggcagaaaaattacgtttcgATGCGTAAGAGCAagcgaatttttaattaaattggggTCATTACGTTGGTCAATCCTCCCACTCcttgggggaaaaaatcatcCTGCAGGAAGGGATCATTGGGGAATCTTTCAGCACCGTTGGTGTCAGGGGCGCGAGCTCCATGACGAAACACCTTGAAACAGAAACTGATCATTTATTCGATATTTTAGACTCCTAAGGATGTATTACTCTTGCATTACTTTGCGCgtctaattattcaaattaattattaatcgtaATTGTTAATACTTATATAGATATTTATTCCTATCATTAATCCTCTATATTTACTAAAATATTtcctagaaaaaaatcgataactggtgtttaattaatatttttctttaaaagttgactgaaataaattattttcttaacTGGCGAAACTTACTACCGTGACATATTTTAAATGCAGTGTAGGATTTGCCCTCACGACGATTAGACTGATGATTTGAAGAAGAAATAACTGCAGTAGAGTTGTCATGTTGTTTCAAATATATCTCGAAAAGTCCTGCgaatataaataaacatcATTCACCTCGCAAAATTAATCCCCGATTATTCATATGTTGACAGGTCTTCGAATAATCCAGTGTAAATCAACTCTAccattgataatttattttttcacacaattTTGTCCACGTTAACGATAAACATTTACTCGCGTTAATTTTTACATCAAAATTATCGCAGATATTCATCTGTGATGGAGgagtatgaatttttattgccaGCAAAAATGAGTTCATGACTTTAGAAAGAGAATGATTTACTCAcctgaatgaatgaatttttcgattgtCTCTTCACAGATTCTCAATTTTCCATGGCATCCGAATGTTTAATTGaagacaatttattatttgaaaaatctgaaaaataggtcgaataattttctagtaaatttccatcaaattattatttattcctaTTTTTTGTTGCCAGTTGtgcattaaaataaattgaaattccttGAGGCTCATTCctttttcatatttctttattttttatcaataattaaatgtgaaaaatattattttttcaaatagtcAATAATCAGACCTGTAAATTCCGACATCATGTGGAGATGAAAACATGATATCGAGTTAAAAGAATATTCCAGAGAGATGTGACTGGCGGTTGATCAAACGAGCTGGAGATTCATTGAGACCCGGAGTTACCTGTTGACAGATTCCAACTAATGTCCCGTGGTGATAGGTGCGCCAAGTTCTATGGCTTATAAAAACAACAGGGGCGAAACACGTGGAAATCACGAGCGAATGGCAGCTACTAAATGTAAGATAACATTCTTCTATTGTGATAACAGACAATTTTGATTTCACTAGAAATTTCTGACCATAAAAGAGATTTACGCAATTTTCGTTCGGTAATTGGGGGGCTTTCGGTATCTGGGTTCTTGGTTACTATTGCTCTAGACTAGAcatttttctaatatttagttatataaaaaatattttgcaatatTTAATATATAGTCGTTTAACAATATTAGACATATTTGCCAGTAATCAACAATTTTCGCggaatgaaacgaaaaaaaaaatcataaatatcgaaaaaattattgaacgacCGAAAATTTGTTATTCTGACGGCACGATGAATTGCAAATATTCTGTGAAATGTAActtcttcgaaaaaaattgcataataAGCAACTTGTTTGAAGATAGTGCTAGAAAATTtgctttttcaataatttacgaataatttcggaatttccaaaaatgtgTTTTAAAAACTGAATTCAGTTTTGACCCGTAAATAGTTTGACTGTCATTGTAAATTGTCATTCTGCCGTTCTTGTTACCGCAATTCGAGAGTAATTCAGACATTCTGTCGCAAAGGTAATAAAACACATGTTTAATCgacaaatataattaaaacTGGTGGGGGAATGATGTGACAAAACTTTAAACCATTTGTTTCCCCATTCCGATAAGAACGAAAAGTTATTTTCCCAGTGAGGATGATGATGTTACAGAGTGTCTCGACGTTATCAAGATATCAGACCGGAGTGGCTCAGTTGAATAAAACCTCTAACACTGGTATTTATTAGATAAttactaaattaattaaaatttccaccAGAAACCAGAATGcacatattttcatttgtcaTTATAATTAATCATACTTCCATCATCATTAGACCTAGTTAACAGTGATTAACCTTTGTTAATGGctcacaattaattatttccttaattaattacttaattaaaaatccatacGTTATTGTCTGGcgttataattaattacaatacCATTATCATTAGCACCAATTAACACTGATTAATCACTCTTAATCAAACactattaatgaattaatgaaataaaagttCAGCTCTCGCAAAGAAACAAATTTTATATTAGTAACTattacaataatttaattgtaacTTAGCCAATCCTGGGTAATCgaccaataataattaattaatcaatgaattgaTGGGATGAGTGATCGGGTCTTGAATTGTCGACTTACTGAGAAGTCTGTAATGAGTAAACTCATACAGTCCTGTGGACTCACATTATCATACGTaattaatcataattaattggtGAATGATTGATGAATTAGCCtttatctttgagaataacaaaaaattacgGTGACTttagaattaatattttaaaggTAAAATACTCATCATAAATGAGACAAGTTACGTGAGCAACATATTTTTCAGTATGAGGTCATCATAGGAAAACTGTCGAGCGATCAATCGAAACGTCTCATTTTTAGTTCTGCATAAAAATGTGGAGAGTGAGTTTCCTCATGCTCCTCGCTGCACCATCCGTCCTATCGACGCCAGAACTTCAACTTGTTCACGTTGTaagtaataatttttacgGCATGAGTGGAATAATTCAAGGCTTTAAAGTGTTCCGCGAAAACAGGtggtttcgattttttttgtgcatCGCCGCAGTCACTGTTGTTAACAAATTAgcaatgtgattttttttgccaaGTTAAGAAAAAGTATTTATGGGAAATTAGTGTA
Coding sequences within it:
- the LOC135163175 gene encoding venom acid phosphatase Acph-1-like; this encodes MTTLLQLFLLQIISLIVVRANPTLHLKYVTVVFRHGARAPDTNGAERFPNDPFLQDDFFPQGVGGLTNEGKIREYELGQLIRHLYGEFLGDIYVPSSVMARSTDYERTKMSLQLVLAGLFPPVKVQEWNPALKWQPMIANYVPANEDVVMIPEESPQYLREFKRVKNLPEVRKKLSVFHDFLKNLTLWTGKSMKTANDMFNLYHALMAESSMGLALPPWATDIFPKGLLLNGTLLEYDIVSYNENLRRLNGGMLLKDIVHTITSVISGTNKRKISLLSGHETNIAALLKTLGIYYPHVPEYSSAIFVELLDDGEEHYIRVRYYLGIPPRVVDKAIPGCDPLCPLPEFLNLMAGVLPSDEELMCQKKN